From the genome of Neomonachus schauinslandi chromosome 5, ASM220157v2, whole genome shotgun sequence, one region includes:
- the CLEC12B gene encoding C-type lectin domain family 12 member B, protein MSEEMTYATLTFQDSVGERNNRDRNNLRKRGYPALSPIWRQAALSLLTLCLMLLIGLVTLGIMFLQTSNEINSDSEKLNQLQKLIHQQQDNLSEQLSSYRNFPTEEEFLKSQISSLLKRQGQMAVKLCQELIIHTSDHRCNPCPRMWQWYQNSCYYFATNEEKTWTNSRKNCMDRNSTLVKIDSLEEKDFLKSQPLPTFSFFWLGLSWDPSGRSWLWEDGSGPSPSLFSAKEYAQINGSKGCAYFQKGNIYISRCSAEISWICEKTAALVRIEDLD, encoded by the exons ATGTCTGAAGAAATGACTTACGCGACACTCACATTTCAGGATTCTGTTGGAGAGAGAAATAACCGCGATAGAAATAACCTAAGGAAAAGAG GGTATCCAGCTCTTTCACCCATCTGGCGTCAGGCTGCCCTGAGTCTGCTAACTCTTTGTCTGATGCTGCTGATAGGGCTGGTGACCTTGGGGATTATGT TTTTGCAGACATCTAATGAAATTAACTCagattcagagaaattaaatcaaCTTCAAAAACTCATCCACCAACAGCAGGATAACTTATCTGAGCAGCTGAGCAGCTACAGAAACTTTCCCACCGAGGAGGAGTTTCTCAAATCACAGATCTCCAGTCTATTGAAGAGGCAGGGACAAATGGCCGTAAAACTCTGCCAGGAGCTAATCATTCACACTTCAG accACAGATGTAATCCTTGTCCTAGGATGTGGCAATGGTACCAAAACAGCTGCTATTATTTTGCAACAAATGAGGAGAAGACCTGGACTAACAGTAGGAAAAACTGCATGGACAGGAACTCCACTTTGGTGAAGATAGATAGCTTGGAGGAAAAG GATTTTCTGAAGTCACAGCCATTACCCACGTTCTCTTTCTTCTGGTTGGGCTTATCCTGGGACCCATCTGGAAGGAGCTGGCTATGGGAGGATGGCTCTGGCCCTTCTCCATCCTT ATTCAGCGCTAAAGAGTATGCTCAGATCAATGGATCCAAAGGATGTGCctattttcaaaaaggaaatatttatatttcccgCTGCAGTGCTGAAATTTCTTGGATTTGTGAGAAGACAGCTGCGTTAGTGAGGATTGAAGATTTGGATTAA